A stretch of Prunus dulcis chromosome 6, ALMONDv2, whole genome shotgun sequence DNA encodes these proteins:
- the LOC117632999 gene encoding beta-galactosidase 8: MKGSELRIEVVVVLVLGVLATASYCATVTYDHRALVIDGKRRVLVSGSIHYPRSTPEMWPDLIQKSKDGGLDVIETYVFWNFHEPVRGQYDFSGRKDLVKFVKIVAQAGLYVHLRIGPYVCAEWNYGGFPLWLHFIPGIQLRTDNEPFKAEMQRFTAKIVDMMKKEKLYASQGGPIILSQIENEYGNIDKAYGPAAQKYINWAASMAVALDTGVPWVMCQQDDAPASVISTCNGFYCDQWTPKLPDKRPKMWTENWSGWFLSFGGAVPQRPVEDLAFSVARFFQRGGTFQNYYMYHGGTNFGRSTGGPFIATSYDYDAPIDEYGLLRQPKWGHLKDVHKAIKLCEEAIVATDPKNVSVGGPNLEATVYKTGSVCAAFLANYDTKSDATVTFNGNSYHLPAWSVSILPDCKNVVLNTAKINSAAMIPSFMHHSLIDDVDSSEGLGSGWSWINEPVGISKDDAFTRVGLLEQINTTADKSDYLWYSLSIDVTNSETFLQDGSQTVLHVESLGHALHAFINGKLAGSGIGNGNNAKVSVEIPATFASGKNTIDLLSLTVGLQNYGAFFDKTGAGITGPIQLKGLKNGTTIDLSSQQWTYQIGLKGEDSLPSGSSSQWVSQPTLPKKQPLTWYKAKFNAPDGSNPVAIDFTGLGKGEAWVNGQSIGRYWPTNISPTSGCPDSCNYRGPYDSNKCRKNCGKPSQELYHVPRSWLKPNDNTLVLFEEIGGDPTQISFATRQIGSLCSHVSESHPSPVDMWSSDSKAGRKSGPVLSLECPFPNQVISSIKFASYGKPHGTCGSFSHGQCKSTRALSVVQKACVGSRTCSVEVSVNTFGDPCKGVAKSLAVEASCR; encoded by the exons ATGAAAGGAAGCGAGCTGAGGATTGAAGTCGTGGTGGTTTTGGTGCTTGGAGTGCTGGCGACGGCGTCGTATTGCGCGACTGTGACGTACGATCACAGAGCGCTGGTGATTGATGGCAAGCGCAGAGTGTTGGTCTCTGGCTCCATTCACTACCCTCGAAGCACTCCCGAG ATGTGGCCGGACCTTATTCAGAAATCCAAGGACGGAGGCTTGGATGTCATTGAGACCTACGTCTTCTGGAACTTTCACGAACCAGTTCGTGGccag TATGATTTTAGTGGACGAAAAGATTTGGTTAAATTTGTGAAGATAGTAGCACAAGCTGGTCTTTATGTGCATCTTCGAATTGGTCCTTATGTATGCGCAGAATGGAACTACGG TGGCTTTCCTCTTTGGTTGCATTTTATTCCTGGAATTCAATTGCGAACTGACAATGAGCCGTTCAAG GCAGAGATGCAACGGTTTACAGCCAAAATTGTTGATATGATGAAGAAGGAGAAACTTTATGCATCTCAGGGTGGACCCATCATTTTATCCCAg ATTGAAAACGAGTATGGAAACATTGATAAAGCATACGGGCCTGCTGCCCAGAAGTATATTAATTGGGCAGCAAGCATGGCTGTGGCTTTGGATACAGGGGTGCCCTGGGTCATGTGCCAGCAAGACGATGCTCCTGCTTCTGTG ATCAGCACTTGCAATGGATTTTACTGTGATCAATGGACCCCAAAACTTCCTGACAAGAGACCCAAAATGTGGACTGAGAATTGGAGTGGATG GTTTCTATCCTTTGGTGGTGCTGTACCTCAGAGACCAGTGGAAGACCTCGCATTTTCTGTAGCGCGCTTCTTTCAGCGAGGTGGAACTTTCCAAAACTATTACATG TACCATGGTGGGACTAACTTTGGGCGGAGTACTGGTGGACCCTTTATTGCTACAAGTTATGACTATGATGCTCCAATTGATGAGTATG GACTTCTTAGACAACCTAAGTGGGGTCACCTAAAAGATGTGCATAAGGCCATAAAGCTTTGTGAAGAAGCAATTGTGGCCACTGACCCAAAAAATGTTTCTGTTGGTGGTCCGAACTTGGAG GCAACTGTTTACAAAACAGGATCGGTATGTGCTGCTTTTCTTGCCAATTATGACACCAAATCTGATGCCACTGTGACGTTCAATGGAAACTCATATCACTTGCCTGCATGGTCTGTGAGCATCTTACCGGATTGCAAAAATGTAGTGCTTAACACTGCAAAG ATCAACTCTGCCGCCATGATTCCAAGCTTCATGCATCACTCGTTGATAGATGACGTTGATTCCTCTGAAGGTTTGGGCTCAGGCTGGAGTTGGATAAATGAACCAGTGGGTATTTCAAAGGATGATGCATTTACCAGAGTTGGATTGTTGGAGCAAATAAACACAACAGCTGATAAAAGTGACTATCTATGGTACTCTTTAAG CATTGATGTCACAAATTCTGAAACGTTCCTTCAAGATGGATCTCAAACTGTTCTTCATGTGGAATCACTTGGCCATGCCCTGCATGCATTTATTAATGGAAAGCTTGCAg GGAGTGGAATAGGAAACGGTAACAATGCCAAGGTTTCTGTGGAGATCCCTGCCACATTTGCATCTGGGAAGAACACAATAGATCTTTTGAGTTTGACTGTTGGGCTTCAG AACTATGGAGCTTTCTTTGACAAGACAGGTGCTGGAATCACTGGTCCCATACAGCTGAAAGGCTTGAAAAATGGCACTACTATTGACCTTTCATCTCAGCAATGGACATATCAg ATTGGACTAAAAGGGGAAGATAGTCTTCCCAGTGGAAGTTCTTCTCAATGGGTTTCACAACCTACCTTGCCCAAGAAACAACCCTTGACGTGGTACAAG GCAAAATTTAATGCCCCTGATGGCAGTAATCCTGTTGCAATAGACTTCACAGGGCTGGGGAAGGGTGAGGCATGGGTGAACGGACAAAGCATTGGGCGATACTGGCCGACCAATATTTCTCCAACTAGTGGTTGCCCTGACTCTTGCAATTACAGAGGACCTTATGACTCAAACAAGTGCAGAAAGAACTGTGGCAAGCCATCTCAGGAACT GTACCACGTACCCCGTTCGTGGTTGAAACCAAATGACAATACTCTTGTCCTGTTTGAGGAAATTGGGGGTGATCCAACGCAGATATCTTTTGCTACAAGACAGATTGGCAGCTTGTGCTCACATGTATCAGAGTCTCATCCGTCACCTGTAGATATGTGGAGTTCAGATTCAAAAGCAGGAAGGAAGTCAGGGCCTGTGCTTTCACTTGAGTGCCCATTTCCTAATCAAGTCATTTCTTCAATCAAGTTTGCAAGTTATGGAAAACCGCATGGGACTTGTGGGAGCTTTAGCCATGGACAGTGCAAGAGCACTAGAGCTCTATCCGTTGTACAGAAG GCTTGCGTTGGATCAAGGACTTGTAGCGTTGAAGTCTCAGTTAATACATTTGGTGACCCATGCAAAGGAGTAGCAAAGAGTTTAGCAGTAGAAGCTTCCTGTAGATAA
- the LOC117630182 gene encoding uncharacterized protein LOC117630182, whose amino-acid sequence MAKITLSHILVALFVVLVSMEAALVMGAGSGNGNGNGNGNTASGNGNGNGNGNDDEADDTAVVHYDELTALESGEERGFCKAKGPCYYKTLVCPSECPQRKPKKNKKHKGCFINCGSKCEVTCKYRKANCNGYGSLCYDPRFVGGDGVMFYFHGAKGGDFAIVSDKNLQINAHFIGTRPAGRTRDFTWVQALAVMFDTHTLVIAAKRVSKWDDKVDALMVKWDGEAVTIPADGDAEWRMNGENREVIVERTDDTNCVRVTVAGLLEMDIKVRPIGEEENRVHNYQIPADDTFAHLETQFRFSNLSDLVEGVLGKTYRPGYVSPVKVGVPMPMMGGEDKYQTSSLFSPLCKVCRFQKQPELAATGGVAQY is encoded by the exons ATGGCTAAAATAACATTGTCACATATATTGGTGGCTCTATTTGTGGTGCTTGTTTCTATGGAAGCCGCCTTGGTTATGGGCGCAGGCAGTGGAAATGGAAATGGGAACGGGAATGGGAACACTGCCAGTGGCAATGGCAATGGCAACGGCAACGGTAATGACGATGAAGCTGATGACACTGCTGTGGTACATTACGACGAATTGACGGCACTGGAATCTGGGGAGGAGCGAGGTTTCTGCAAAGCAAAGGGGCCCTGTTATTACAAGACCCTTGTGTGTCCATCTGAATGCCCTCAGCGGAAGccaaagaagaacaagaaacaCAAGGGTTGCTTCATCAACTGCGGCAGCAAGTGCGAAGTTACTTGCAAGT ATAGGAAAGCTAACTGCAATGGATATGGCTCTCTCTGCTACGATCCTAGGTTCGTTGGTGGCGACGGTGTAATGTTCTACTTCCACGGAGCCAAGGGAGGAGACTTTGCCATTGTCTCAGACAAAAACCTCCAGATCAACGCACACTTCATTGGGACCCGACCAGCAGGAAGGACCCGTGATTTCACATGGGTTCAGGCCCTGGCAGTGATGTTCGACACTCACACCCTTGTTATTGCAGCAAAGAGGGTCTCAAAGTGGGATGACAAAGTTGATGCTCTCATGGTAAAGTGGGATGGTGAGGCAGTAACCATCCCCGCTGATGGAGATGCGGAATGGAGGATGAATGGAGAAAACAGAGAGGTGATAGTCGAAAGAACCGATGACACAAATTGCGTAAGAGTTACAGTTGCTGGTCTCCTAGAAATGGACATAAAAGTCAGGCCTATTGGAGAAGAGGAAAACAGAGTTCATAACTACCAAATACCAGCTGATGATACTTTTGCTCATCTGGAGACACAATTcagattttcaaatttatctgatCTCGTGGAGGGAGTTTTGGGCAAGACTTACAGGCCAGGTTATGTTAGTCCAGTGAAGGTTGGGGTTCCAATGCCAATGATGGGTGGGGAGGACAAGTACCAAACTTCGTCCCTCTTTTCTCCTCTCTGCAAGGTTTGCAGGTTCCAAAAACAACCTGAGCTTGCAGCAACTGGAGGAGTTGCTCAGTATTGA
- the LOC117630183 gene encoding uncharacterized protein LOC117630183 yields the protein MAKIRVSYVLVALFVVLISMEASIVFGQGNGNANDYNVLSPLPSGQEQCQCKAYTACYYKTLVCPAECPHRKPKKNKKQKGCFVNCSNKCEVTCKYRKANCNGYGSLCYDPRFVGGDGVMFYFHGAKGGNFAIVSDENLQINAHFIGTRPVGRTRDFTWVQALSIMFDTHTLVIAAKRVSKWDDKVDALMVRWDDEDINIPIDGEAEWRTSGEDREVIIERTDDANNVRVTVAGLAEMDIKVRPIGEEENRVHKYQIPADDTFAHLETQFRFSNLSDLVEGVLGKTYRPGYVSPVKVGVPMPMMGGEDKYQTPSLFSTLCKVCRFQTATQSDQFAITSGGVAQL from the exons ATGGCGAAAATTAGAGTGTCATATGTATTGGTGGCTCTCTTTGTAGTTCTCATTTCCATGGAAGCCTCCATTGTTTTTGGTCAAGGCAATGGAAATGCGAATG ACTACAACGTATTGTCACCACTACCATCGGGACAAGAGCAATGTCAATGCAAAGCATATACGGCCTGTTATTACAAGACCCTTGTGTGTCCAGCAGAATGCCCTCACAGAAAGcccaagaaaaacaagaaacaaaagggtTGTTTCGTTAACTGCAGCAACAAGTGTGAAGTCACTTGCAAGT ATAGGAAAGCCAACTGCAATGGATATGGCTCCCTCTGCTATGATCCAAGGTTTGTTGGTGGAGATGGTGTCATGTTCTACTTCCATGGAGCCAAGGGAGGAAATTTTGCCATTGTTTCGGACGAAAACCTCCAAATCAATGCACACTTCATCGGGACTCGACCAGTTGGAAGAACTCGGGATTTCACATGGGTTCAAGCCCTCTCAATCATGTTTGACACACACACTCTTGTCATTGCAGCAAAGAGGGTCTCAAAGTGGGATGACAAAGTTGATGCTCTCATGGTAAGATGGGATGATGAGGACATTAACATCCCTATCGATGGAGAAGCCGAATGGAGGACCAGCGGTGAAGATAGGGAAGTCATCATCGAAAGAACCGACGACGCGAATAATGTAAGAGTCACAGTGGCAGGGCTAGCAGAAATGGACATAAAGGTTAGGCCTATTGGAGAAGAGGAAAATAGGGTTCACAAGTACCAAATTCCAGCTGATGATACTTTTGCTCACTTGGAAACACAGTTCAGATTTTCCAATTTATCTGATCTTGTGGAAGGAGTTTTGGGAAAGACATACAGGCCAGGTTATGTTAGTCCAGTCAAGGTTGGAGTTCCAATGCCCATGATGGGTGGAGAGGACAAGTACCAAACTCCATCCCTCTTTTCAACTCTCTGCAAGGTTTGCAGGTTCCAAACTGCTACTCAATCTGATCAGTTTGCAATCACTAGTGGAGGAGTTGCTCAGTTATGA